A stretch of the Synechocystis sp. PCC 7338 genome encodes the following:
- the coaE gene encoding dephospho-CoA kinase (Dephospho-CoA kinase (CoaE) performs the final step in coenzyme A biosynthesis.) encodes MNTRPPRQRLIGLTGGIATGKSTVTDLLNQKYGVPILDADLYARLSVAPGSGILLAIARRYGPEIVDQRGQLNRQALGEIIFNNVQEKQWLESQIHPFVKQCFWSALAQLEQEQTVVLSIPLLFEAQLTHWVTEIWVVTCDPTQQVERLIRRNGLTEAQALARLASQMPLAEKIAQADVVLDNSGQIADLEPQIVRAWDNR; translated from the coding sequence ATGAATACCAGGCCCCCTCGACAACGATTGATTGGTTTGACAGGGGGCATTGCCACGGGCAAAAGTACTGTCACAGATCTTTTAAATCAAAAATATGGCGTTCCCATTCTTGACGCCGACCTTTATGCTCGCCTATCAGTGGCACCGGGTTCTGGGATTCTATTGGCGATCGCCAGGCGTTACGGCCCGGAAATTGTCGATCAACGGGGACAATTAAATCGGCAAGCCCTGGGGGAAATTATTTTCAATAATGTCCAGGAAAAACAATGGCTGGAGTCCCAAATTCATCCCTTTGTTAAGCAGTGTTTTTGGTCTGCCTTAGCTCAATTAGAACAGGAGCAAACGGTGGTATTGAGTATCCCCCTATTGTTTGAAGCCCAGTTAACGCATTGGGTGACAGAAATTTGGGTGGTGACCTGTGACCCGACACAGCAAGTAGAAAGATTAATTAGGCGCAATGGTTTGACGGAGGCACAGGCTTTAGCCCGCCTTGCCAGTCAGATGCCTTTAGCGGAAAAAATTGCCCAAGCGGATGTGGTGCTGGATAACTCTGGGCAAATTGCCGACTTAGAACCACAAATTGTCAGGGCTTGGGATAACCGTTAA
- a CDS encoding plasmid replication protein, CyRepA1 family, whose product MNHLQEWRQSCVDDQLTRLNVTPLLGDAPAQHLLYADAIQRRNDGRVSDGLLKRYAHVAAGGWWCSGMDLLSGEKDLWGCFKPDRPRQDGESSKTIKYEHPPKTPTGIFALRVPPHLWERIAAKAGVTLTTEDQDPDQPDLGFWQWLMGHPEIPLVITEGAKKAGALLTAGYGAIALPGVHNGYRTPRDEQGKRIGKCQLIPALGKLATPQRQILIAFDQDSKPKTIQQVNLAIQRLGYLFSRQGCEVKVLQWEHHLGKGIDDVIAHQGSDCLQQLVTKALPLEIWKAHRLNRLTHNRGVEMEARYLPPLTIPAEEKLIALRSPKGTGKTEFLAHIVRQAQVEHRPVLVIGHRIRLVQELCHRFQLPYVGDLSSSPLARQRGFGLCIDSLHGHSQAQFDPEQWQDCLIIIDEVEQVLWHGLNSDTCRRQRVAILRNLKQLLQYSLGGEGQIYVADADLTDVSLDYLISLSAIPLQPYVIRNHWRPGVEEAWPIYHFGENDPKQLVKQLLHHIREGGKPFVCLSAQKLTSAWGTRNLEAYLKKQFPDRHILRIDAESLSDPHHPAHGSLTNLNQVLANYDIVLSSPAVETGVSIDLQNHFTSVWGIAQGIQTATSVCQSLGRIRQNIPRYLWAASYGFNQVGNGATAISKFLTAGHRLTEVNIRLLQQSDLDNLDDLDTGFQAESLLCWAKMAVRINLAMVNYRESILGLLHQEGHQLLGPPPALPSLPTPASDPDHPLSTVAPQPLQQAIEAVRAQNYLADCQAIADAQPLTEPEYQQLKKRLVKNSHERQRLRRHELAQRYGIPVTADLVQKDDQNWYQKLRWHYFLTVGRPFLGDRDAKIARLLLDQGQGSLFLPDFNGSQLGAIIGTYDIIGIPILLSHSQRELSALDEDLMALGKLALANRDDIKTLVGIGLAKNSSPITIVRRFLEKLGFGIKLARTQTVQKKRVRIYQITCPQDGREKVFQAWLQGDRQCPGSSEQWMADYWQKLQGAPRVEDQNQPFVQLSLELG is encoded by the coding sequence ATGAATCACTTGCAAGAATGGCGGCAAAGTTGTGTGGACGACCAACTAACCCGTCTTAATGTTACTCCCCTGCTGGGGGACGCCCCCGCCCAACATTTGCTTTATGCCGATGCTATCCAGCGTCGTAATGATGGCCGGGTTAGTGATGGTCTGTTGAAACGTTATGCTCATGTGGCTGCGGGAGGCTGGTGGTGTTCCGGCATGGATTTGCTGTCCGGAGAAAAGGATTTATGGGGTTGTTTTAAACCCGATCGCCCGAGACAGGATGGGGAAAGCAGTAAAACTATTAAATATGAGCATCCCCCCAAAACCCCCACAGGAATTTTTGCCCTACGGGTTCCCCCCCATCTTTGGGAAAGGATTGCCGCCAAAGCAGGGGTAACCCTGACAACGGAGGATCAAGATCCTGACCAGCCGGATTTAGGCTTTTGGCAATGGTTAATGGGCCATCCAGAAATTCCCTTGGTAATTACAGAAGGGGCAAAAAAGGCCGGTGCTTTACTCACGGCAGGCTACGGGGCGATCGCCTTACCGGGAGTCCACAACGGTTACCGCACCCCACGGGATGAGCAAGGAAAACGCATCGGCAAATGCCAACTAATTCCGGCCCTGGGTAAATTAGCCACTCCCCAGAGGCAAATTTTGATTGCCTTCGACCAAGATAGTAAACCTAAAACTATCCAGCAGGTGAATTTAGCCATTCAACGGTTGGGCTATCTGTTCAGTCGCCAGGGCTGTGAAGTCAAAGTTTTGCAATGGGAGCATCACCTTGGTAAGGGCATTGATGATGTGATTGCCCACCAAGGCAGTGATTGCCTACAGCAGTTGGTCACTAAGGCCCTACCGCTGGAAATTTGGAAGGCCCACCGGCTCAACCGCCTCACCCATAACCGAGGTGTGGAAATGGAAGCTCGCTATTTACCCCCCCTGACTATTCCTGCGGAAGAAAAATTAATTGCCCTACGATCGCCAAAGGGCACGGGCAAAACCGAATTTTTGGCCCACATTGTCCGCCAGGCCCAGGTCGAACACAGACCGGTACTGGTAATTGGCCACCGCATCCGTTTAGTGCAGGAACTCTGTCACCGTTTTCAATTGCCCTATGTGGGGGACTTGTCATCTTCTCCCCTGGCTCGCCAAAGGGGTTTTGGTCTGTGCATCGACTCTCTCCATGGCCACTCCCAAGCCCAGTTTGACCCTGAACAGTGGCAGGATTGCCTCATTATCATCGACGAAGTGGAGCAAGTGCTTTGGCACGGACTTAATTCCGATACCTGCCGCCGTCAGAGGGTCGCCATTCTCCGTAACCTCAAGCAACTACTGCAATATAGCCTAGGGGGAGAAGGACAAATTTATGTAGCCGATGCAGACTTAACCGATGTTTCCCTTGATTATTTGATCAGTTTGAGCGCCATTCCCCTCCAACCCTACGTGATCCGTAACCATTGGCGGCCGGGGGTAGAAGAAGCTTGGCCTATTTATCACTTTGGCGAAAACGATCCCAAGCAACTGGTCAAACAACTGTTACACCATATCCGGGAAGGGGGTAAACCATTCGTTTGTTTATCCGCCCAAAAGCTCACCAGCGCCTGGGGCACCCGCAACTTGGAAGCCTACCTCAAAAAACAGTTTCCCGATCGCCACATTTTACGCATTGACGCCGAATCCCTCTCCGATCCCCACCATCCAGCCCATGGCAGTTTAACTAACCTCAATCAGGTGTTGGCCAACTATGACATTGTGCTCAGCAGTCCGGCAGTGGAAACTGGGGTCAGCATTGACCTGCAAAATCATTTCACCTCTGTTTGGGGTATTGCCCAGGGCATCCAAACCGCCACTTCCGTTTGTCAATCCCTCGGCCGCATCCGTCAAAATATTCCCCGCTATCTCTGGGCCGCCAGCTATGGCTTTAACCAAGTGGGCAATGGAGCTACGGCCATTAGCAAATTCCTCACCGCTGGTCATCGCCTCACGGAGGTCAATATCCGTTTACTGCAACAGTCTGACCTGGATAATTTGGATGATTTAGACACGGGTTTCCAAGCAGAATCTTTGCTCTGCTGGGCCAAAATGGCGGTGCGTATTAACTTAGCCATGGTCAATTACCGCGAATCCATTCTCGGACTTTTGCATCAGGAAGGGCATCAGTTATTGGGGCCGCCCCCAGCTTTACCTTCCCTCCCGACCCCGGCCAGTGACCCCGACCATCCCCTCAGTACGGTCGCTCCTCAGCCCCTGCAGCAGGCCATTGAAGCGGTGCGAGCACAGAATTATCTGGCTGATTGCCAGGCGATCGCCGACGCCCAACCGTTAACGGAGCCGGAATATCAACAGCTAAAGAAAAGGCTGGTGAAAAATAGCCACGAACGTCAAAGATTACGCCGCCATGAACTGGCCCAACGCTATGGCATCCCCGTGACGGCTGATCTGGTGCAAAAAGATGACCAAAATTGGTATCAAAAACTGCGTTGGCACTACTTCCTCACTGTGGGGCGACCATTCCTCGGCGATCGGGACGCTAAAATCGCCCGCTTACTATTGGACCAAGGGCAGGGTAGTCTCTTTTTACCGGATTTTAATGGCTCCCAGCTAGGGGCAATCATTGGTACTTACGATATCATCGGTATTCCTATTCTCCTCAGCCATTCGCAACGGGAATTGTCTGCCCTGGATGAGGATTTAATGGCTTTAGGCAAATTAGCTTTAGCGAACCGGGATGACATCAAAACGTTGGTGGGCATTGGTTTGGCTAAAAATTCTAGTCCCATCACCATTGTCCGTCGCTTCCTAGAAAAATTAGGCTTTGGTATTAAATTAGCCCGTACCCAAACTGTGCAGAAAAAGCGGGTGCGAATTTATCAAATCACCTGTCCCCAGGATGGGAGGGAAAAGGTCTTCCAGGCCTGGCTCCAAGGCGATCGCCAATGTCCCGGTAGTTCGGAACAATGGATGGCGGACTACTGGCAAAAATTACAGGGTGCCCCCAGGGTGGAGGATCAGAATCAGCCCTTTGTGCAACTTAGCCTGGAGTTGGGGTAG
- a CDS encoding TAXI family TRAP transporter solute-binding subunit has translation MANNFSLQKLLQHRLRWAVVVIALFPLVFVGCTTRRPTTVTLSSGSNLSAYARIGQQIQESAASVDLIVEDEKNSQGSQQNLQRLLDGEVDFALVQLDVASEAMKAGDVAAVAILTEEYAHIVGRKNDNVNTLRDLEGKKVSIGPPGSGINFTATRLFDSTNLEIQPYTQSALGLGLQIFTAADSPLDALVYVGPLKASDEVREQLTIVRDVNFVPLSESFINYLTLQFPESYRKTYIPQGTYRALPAFPAEDVLTISTGGALLTRPNVGREKVALMTWAIFANSRQFASFYPKLATENGSVNLYEGLLYIHPAAIRTYREGDPRIAWLRYLQDNKPLQAASIMLLSTTTIGFLIRGWRKRKTEKFLVGHRQAIADLGATAQENPQEALREIESLKQSYRLMLIEGNLAPDLYQQIEGMNEVFIEQCRMEINRQQDNDLTKIIGGLTEVQQWQGHNTPWMTEHLRQCQEIYREMLLKGHLDFPTYLNLYQMQLLLDILTSRPQPTMERV, from the coding sequence TTGGCCAATAATTTTTCCCTACAGAAATTACTCCAACATCGACTCCGCTGGGCTGTGGTTGTAATTGCCCTTTTTCCCTTGGTATTCGTTGGTTGCACTACCAGGAGACCCACCACTGTGACCCTGTCCAGTGGCAGTAACCTCAGTGCCTATGCCCGCATTGGCCAACAAATTCAGGAATCAGCGGCCAGCGTGGATTTAATAGTGGAGGATGAAAAAAATTCCCAGGGTTCCCAACAAAACTTACAGCGGCTATTGGATGGGGAAGTGGATTTTGCCCTGGTACAATTGGATGTGGCCAGCGAAGCTATGAAAGCGGGGGATGTGGCCGCCGTGGCCATTCTGACTGAAGAATATGCCCACATTGTTGGCCGCAAAAATGACAATGTGAATACCCTGAGGGATCTAGAAGGCAAAAAAGTTAGCATTGGCCCCCCCGGCAGTGGCATCAACTTCACCGCTACCCGTTTATTTGACTCCACCAATTTGGAGATTCAACCCTATACCCAGTCAGCTCTAGGGCTGGGATTACAAATTTTTACTGCCGCCGACAGCCCATTGGATGCGCTGGTTTATGTGGGGCCGCTCAAAGCCAGCGACGAAGTGCGGGAACAATTGACTATCGTTAGGGATGTTAATTTTGTGCCCCTGAGCGAAAGCTTTATTAATTACCTCACTTTGCAATTTCCAGAGTCCTACCGCAAAACCTATATTCCCCAGGGGACTTACCGCGCCTTACCGGCCTTCCCTGCGGAAGATGTTCTCACCATTTCCACCGGGGGAGCGTTACTGACCAGGCCCAATGTCGGTCGAGAGAAGGTAGCGTTGATGACCTGGGCAATTTTTGCTAATTCCCGTCAATTTGCTTCTTTTTACCCTAAATTAGCAACGGAAAACGGTTCAGTTAATCTTTACGAAGGACTGCTGTATATTCATCCTGCGGCCATTCGTACCTATCGAGAAGGGGACCCCCGTATTGCCTGGTTACGTTATCTCCAGGACAATAAACCCCTACAAGCCGCTTCAATCATGTTGTTAAGCACCACCACCATTGGCTTTTTAATTCGGGGTTGGCGTAAGCGTAAAACGGAAAAATTCCTAGTAGGCCATCGTCAGGCGATCGCCGACTTGGGGGCAACGGCTCAGGAAAATCCCCAGGAAGCGTTAAGGGAAATTGAAAGTTTAAAACAGAGCTATCGCTTGATGTTGATCGAGGGTAATTTAGCGCCGGATTTATATCAACAAATTGAGGGCATGAACGAAGTTTTCATCGAACAATGTCGTATGGAAATTAATCGTCAGCAGGATAACGATTTAACCAAAATTATCGGCGGTTTAACTGAGGTGCAACAATGGCAGGGTCATAATACGCCTTGGATGACGGAACATCTCCGACAATGTCAAGAAATTTACCGAGAAATGCTCCTCAAAGGACATTTGGATTTTCCCACTTACCTCAATCTGTACCAAATGCAATTGCTATTGGACATTCTGACTAGTCGCCCCCAGCCCACCATGGAAAGGGTTTAA
- a CDS encoding MBL fold metallo-hydrolase — protein sequence MTFKIKFWGVRGSIPCPGPTTVRYGGNTTCVEMAIGQERLIFDAGTGIKMLGDSFSGQGGVSAHIFFTHSHWDHIQGFPFFTPAFRPGNFFRVYGVPTPDGMTIEQRLHEQMLHPNFPVPLQTMQGIVAFYDLEVGEDIVIGDIKLRTRPLNHPGEAMGYRMTWQGITVAFITDTEHFPDRLDGNVLALAQDADVLIIDATYTDEEYYDRQVSKVGWGHSTWQEAVKVAQAAGVRQLILFHHDPSHDDSVLDTILNQAKQQFPATAIAKEGMEINLTSGTMDSALATITIVG from the coding sequence ATGACATTCAAAATTAAATTTTGGGGAGTACGGGGTAGCATCCCCTGTCCAGGGCCGACGACGGTGCGCTATGGAGGCAACACCACCTGTGTGGAAATGGCGATCGGGCAGGAACGACTGATTTTTGATGCGGGTACGGGCATCAAGATGTTGGGGGATAGTTTTTCAGGCCAGGGGGGAGTGTCGGCCCATATTTTCTTTACCCATAGTCACTGGGACCATATCCAAGGATTTCCTTTTTTTACCCCCGCTTTCCGCCCGGGCAATTTTTTTCGAGTTTATGGTGTACCCACTCCCGATGGCATGACCATCGAACAAAGACTGCATGAGCAGATGTTACACCCTAATTTTCCCGTTCCCTTGCAGACAATGCAGGGCATTGTGGCCTTTTATGATTTGGAGGTGGGGGAAGACATTGTTATTGGCGACATTAAGCTACGGACCAGGCCATTAAATCATCCCGGGGAAGCCATGGGCTATCGGATGACTTGGCAAGGCATTACGGTGGCTTTTATCACGGATACAGAACATTTCCCCGATCGCCTGGATGGCAATGTGTTGGCGTTAGCCCAGGATGCGGATGTGTTGATCATTGATGCCACTTATACCGACGAAGAATATTATGATCGCCAGGTGAGCAAGGTGGGTTGGGGCCATTCCACTTGGCAAGAGGCGGTGAAAGTGGCCCAGGCCGCCGGGGTAAGGCAATTAATCCTCTTCCACCACGACCCCAGTCATGACGACTCCGTGCTAGACACCATATTAAACCAGGCTAAACAGCAATTTCCTGCCACTGCGATCGCCAAAGAAGGCATGGAAATCAACCTAACCTCTGGAACAATGGACAGTGCCTTGGCAACCATTACTATAGTGGGGTGA
- the upp gene encoding uracil phosphoribosyltransferase, with protein sequence MASQLRVYVPEHPLIKHWLGVARDENTPPVLFKTAMAELGRWLTYEAGRYWLPTVDTEVTTPLAIAKASLIDPQTPFIIVPILRAGLALLEGAQGLLPLAKIYHLGLVRNETTLEPNLYLNKLPDRFAPGTHLLLLDPMLATGNTIMAALDLLMTRGVDANLIRLVSVVAAPTALQKLSNAHPHLTIYTAMIDEQLNDRGYIVPGLGDAGDRCFGT encoded by the coding sequence ATGGCTTCCCAATTACGTGTTTATGTGCCGGAGCATCCCCTAATTAAGCATTGGTTGGGGGTAGCTAGGGATGAAAACACGCCGCCGGTTTTGTTTAAAACTGCCATGGCAGAATTGGGGCGCTGGTTGACCTATGAAGCTGGTCGTTATTGGTTGCCGACGGTGGATACAGAAGTGACCACTCCCCTGGCGATCGCCAAGGCTAGCCTGATTGACCCCCAAACTCCCTTTATCATTGTGCCCATTTTGCGAGCCGGTTTAGCCCTGTTGGAAGGGGCCCAGGGCTTGTTGCCCCTGGCAAAAATTTACCATCTGGGTTTGGTGCGGAATGAAACTACCCTAGAGCCCAACCTTTATCTCAATAAATTGCCGGATCGATTTGCCCCCGGTACCCATCTTTTATTACTTGATCCCATGTTGGCCACGGGCAACACCATCATGGCCGCCCTGGATTTACTGATGACCAGGGGTGTTGATGCCAATTTAATCCGTTTAGTCTCTGTGGTGGCGGCCCCCACTGCCCTACAGAAATTGAGTAATGCCCACCCCCATTTGACTATCTATACTGCCATGATTGACGAACAGCTCAATGACCGGGGCTACATTGTGCCCGGCCTAGGGGATGCCGGAGATCGTTGCTTTGGCACGTGA
- a CDS encoding prohibitin family protein yields the protein MSKQPSFDGWQSIVGGLIAALLVLLSFNSFVVINPGQAGVLSVLGKAQDGALLEGIHFKPPLVSSVDIYDVTVQKFEVPAQSSTKDLQDLSASFAINFRLDPTEVVTIRRTQGTLQNIVAKIIAPQTQESFKIAAARRTVEEAITKRSELKEDFDNALNSRLEKYGIIVLDTSVVDLAFSPEFAKAVEEKQIAEQRAQRAVYVAQEAEQQAQADINRAKGKAEAQRLLAETLKAQGGELVLQKEAIEAWREGGAPMPKVLVMGGEGKGTGVPFMFNLTDLAN from the coding sequence ATGAGCAAACAACCATCCTTTGACGGCTGGCAGTCCATTGTGGGGGGGCTGATTGCCGCCCTGTTAGTCCTGCTGAGTTTCAACTCCTTTGTGGTGATTAACCCTGGTCAGGCCGGTGTACTGAGTGTGTTGGGTAAGGCCCAGGACGGAGCCCTACTAGAAGGTATTCATTTCAAACCACCCTTGGTATCTTCGGTGGATATTTACGATGTGACGGTGCAAAAATTTGAAGTGCCGGCCCAAAGCTCAACCAAGGACTTGCAGGATTTGTCTGCTAGCTTTGCCATTAACTTCCGTCTCGATCCCACCGAAGTGGTCACCATTCGCCGTACCCAGGGCACGCTACAAAATATTGTGGCGAAAATTATCGCTCCCCAAACTCAGGAATCTTTTAAAATTGCCGCCGCCCGCCGCACAGTAGAAGAAGCAATTACCAAACGAAGTGAGTTGAAAGAAGACTTTGACAACGCCCTCAATTCCCGTTTAGAGAAATACGGCATCATCGTCCTGGACACCAGCGTCGTGGACTTGGCCTTCTCCCCTGAATTTGCCAAGGCGGTGGAGGAAAAACAAATCGCTGAACAGCGGGCCCAACGGGCAGTGTATGTGGCCCAGGAAGCGGAACAACAGGCCCAGGCTGATATCAATCGGGCCAAGGGAAAGGCGGAAGCCCAGCGGTTACTGGCGGAAACTTTAAAGGCCCAGGGGGGGGAATTAGTCCTACAAAAAGAGGCGATCGAAGCTTGGCGGGAAGGGGGTGCTCCCATGCCCAAGGTTTTGGTGATGGGAGGAGAAGGCAAAGGGACGGGCGTTCCTTTTATGTTTAACCTGACTGACCTGGCCAACTAA
- a CDS encoding serine/threonine phosphatase: MLICPQCSAENPNRDSVCQKCGASLKERPCNHCGEMVQYGEAHCPHCGAIAGQILTVLVTVPVTVGPDGETEQSFDPQQIKLYGNFIDVGQRYQLLTSVEENPFTIDESGGGEQIMVKSKVVDCQPLQPSVLKALLSQQGDLLARLPQMSDGEIMADDTWSSLNLPKAIIPYFRFPELVPKIPEAYDAWCDGDCGFVLMEDRSEWDVLADILREEGDSLPGLEMVFWINQLFQLWHQLASAGWGKGLLMAKNLRVDEDQNIALEQIYANGSSPVSLEEFGDLLHGYFSPVPSAGEDLLAILQKAAQGEYQDMDDLFTDIEDLVITVEEEREDFTIHEVDFEQIPDEVFAAIKSGENALQREEISSGSNPVTMPDANVFDSEEVDDVPTAVLPMQLISLVDAGYTDRGGHRQHNEDFFGITTDVETHRNNHGKTIKAQGIYVVCDGMGGHAAGEVASQMGVKTLLEYFQVVMANKLPDRNTIAEGIGLANQKIYEVNQSNASSGSGRMGTTLVMMLVKDTTMAIAHVGDSRIYRITRKNGLEQLTVDHEVGQQAILNGLEPELAYARPDAYQLTQALGPHSSSYIKPDVKIFEIEEDCLILLCSDGISDNDFVEEYWQELLLPYVSSSQDVDRGLRKLMEAANEYNGHDNLTGVLVRLKVRPQIPLDVW; encoded by the coding sequence ATGTTGATTTGTCCCCAGTGCTCCGCCGAAAATCCTAACCGTGACAGTGTTTGTCAAAAATGTGGGGCGTCTCTGAAGGAACGTCCCTGTAATCATTGTGGAGAAATGGTGCAGTACGGAGAGGCCCATTGTCCCCATTGTGGGGCGATCGCCGGTCAGATATTAACGGTGTTGGTGACAGTACCAGTGACGGTGGGCCCAGATGGGGAAACGGAACAGAGTTTTGATCCCCAACAAATTAAGCTTTATGGAAACTTCATTGATGTGGGTCAACGTTACCAACTACTCACCTCCGTGGAGGAAAACCCATTTACCATTGATGAGTCCGGGGGAGGAGAACAAATTATGGTCAAAAGTAAGGTGGTAGATTGCCAGCCCCTACAACCGTCCGTACTGAAAGCATTATTATCCCAACAGGGAGACCTGTTAGCCCGATTACCCCAAATGTCCGATGGGGAAATTATGGCCGATGACACTTGGTCGAGCTTGAATTTACCCAAGGCGATTATTCCTTATTTTCGCTTTCCAGAGTTGGTGCCCAAAATCCCGGAAGCCTATGATGCCTGGTGTGACGGAGATTGTGGTTTTGTGTTAATGGAAGACCGTTCCGAATGGGATGTGTTGGCAGATATTCTGCGGGAAGAAGGGGACTCCCTGCCTGGGTTGGAGATGGTTTTCTGGATTAATCAACTCTTCCAACTCTGGCATCAACTTGCCTCAGCCGGCTGGGGTAAAGGGCTATTGATGGCGAAAAATCTGCGGGTGGACGAAGACCAAAACATCGCCCTAGAGCAAATTTATGCCAATGGCAGCTCTCCGGTTTCCCTAGAGGAATTTGGCGATCTATTACATGGTTATTTTAGTCCAGTGCCCTCGGCGGGAGAGGATTTATTGGCCATATTGCAAAAGGCGGCCCAGGGTGAGTACCAAGATATGGACGATTTATTTACGGACATCGAAGATTTGGTAATTACGGTGGAGGAAGAAAGGGAAGATTTTACCATCCATGAAGTGGATTTTGAGCAGATTCCAGATGAGGTTTTTGCGGCGATCAAAAGTGGGGAAAACGCCCTGCAAAGAGAGGAAATTTCCTCCGGTAGTAACCCGGTGACCATGCCCGATGCCAATGTGTTTGACTCGGAAGAGGTGGACGATGTCCCCACGGCGGTACTGCCCATGCAGTTAATCAGTCTGGTGGATGCGGGCTACACTGACCGGGGTGGGCACCGACAGCATAATGAAGATTTTTTTGGTATCACCACAGATGTGGAAACCCATCGCAATAACCATGGCAAGACCATCAAAGCCCAGGGAATTTATGTGGTCTGTGATGGTATGGGAGGCCATGCGGCCGGGGAAGTGGCCAGTCAAATGGGGGTCAAAACCCTGCTGGAATATTTCCAAGTTGTTATGGCGAATAAGTTGCCGGATAGAAACACCATTGCCGAAGGTATTGGTCTAGCTAACCAAAAAATTTACGAAGTTAATCAAAGTAATGCCAGCTCCGGCAGTGGCCGCATGGGTACCACTCTGGTGATGATGCTGGTGAAGGACACCACCATGGCGATCGCCCACGTGGGGGACAGTCGTATTTACCGAATTACCCGCAAAAACGGTTTAGAGCAGTTGACGGTGGATCATGAAGTGGGTCAGCAAGCTATCCTCAACGGGCTGGAGCCGGAGTTGGCCTATGCCCGCCCCGATGCCTATCAGTTGACCCAAGCCCTAGGCCCCCACAGTAGTAGTTATATCAAACCAGATGTAAAAATCTTTGAAATTGAAGAGGATTGCCTGATTCTGCTCTGTTCCGATGGCATTTCCGACAATGATTTTGTCGAGGAGTATTGGCAAGAATTACTCCTGCCCTATGTTAGCTCCAGCCAAGATGTGGACCGGGGACTGAGAAAATTAATGGAGGCGGCCAATGAATACAATGGCCACGATAATTTGACTGGCGTATTGGTGCGGCTTAAGGTTCGTCCGCAAATTCCGTTGGATGTATGGTAG